A genomic window from Engraulis encrasicolus isolate BLACKSEA-1 chromosome 14, IST_EnEncr_1.0, whole genome shotgun sequence includes:
- the nr4a1 gene encoding nuclear receptor subfamily 4 group A member 1 isoform X2 — MPCVQTQYGTLPYENNYFNSEFLSPDFTAKLVMDLSSQTEQLSASSLPSISTLVGDYSGEFDAFACQIPPAGATSTTSAQAGAPEASSPLGGHQSPLKLDDLQVYGCYPGTFALSYLDETLSSCGSDYYGSPLSAAASPPTPGYQTTPQPVSSAWDSPFAPYSPGPGCWVSDKAGLPQPPSFFTFNTSVDPQSSPLDPTGQAGMGEDDPFSQLPQQQQQQHQQHASPQHYGHLGLETSPLDSPLLMEGSHASPKTRSPTSNEGRCAVCGDNASCQHYGVRTCEGCKGFFKRTVQKNAKYVCLANKDCPVDKRRRNRCQFCRFQKCLAVGMVKEVVRTDSLKGRRGRLPSKPKNVPDSNASNAPMNIISSLVRAHIDSNPSLSKLDYSKYKEKVEGLTEKEDANDIQQFYDLLTGTMEVIRKWADTIPGFSAFCPEDQELLLESAFVELFILRLAYRSNPEKDKLIFCNGMVLHRLQCVRGFGDWIDSIMEFSQSLHRMNLDVSSFSCLAALVIITDRHGLKEPKRVEEFQTRLLACFREHVSGTSTAEPSQSQPSSLSRLLGKLPELRTLCIQGLQRIFYLKLEDLVPPPPIVDKIFMDTLPF, encoded by the exons ATGCCCTGCGTTCAAACCCAGTATGGAACTCTGCCTTATGAAAACAACTACTTCAACTCTGAGTTTCTGAGCCCGGACTTCACTGCCAAGCTGGTCATGGACCTCAGCAGTCAGACGGAGCAGCTGTCCGCCTCCTCCCTGCCCAGCATCAGCACCCTGGTGGGGGACTACTCGGGGGAGTTTGACGCCTTCGCCTGCCAGATCCCCCCTGCCggcgccacctccaccacctcggcCCAGGCGGGGGCTCCCGAGGCCTCCAGCCCCCTCGGCGGCCACCAGTCGCCCCTCAAGCTGGACGACCTCCAGGTCTACGGCTGCTACCCGGGGACGTTCGCCCTCAGCTACCTGGACGAGACGCTGTCGTCCTGCGGCTCCGACTACTACGGCAGCCCCCTGTCGGCCGCCGCCTCGCCGCCCACCCCGGGCTACCAGACCACGCCGCAGCCCGTCTCCTCCGCCTGGGACTCCCCGTTCGCCCCCTACTCCCCTGGTCCCGGCTGCTGGGTCTCGGACAAGGCCGGCCTGCCGCAGCCGCCCAGCTTTTTCACCTTCAACACCTCTGTGGATCCCCAGTCGTCGCCGCTGGACCCCACTGGGCAGGCTGGCATGGGTGAGGATGACCCGTTCTCCCAGctgcctcagcagcagcagcagcagcatcagcagcatgccTCCCCACAGCACTACGGCCACCTGGGCCTGGAGACCTCGCCCCTGGACAGCCCCCTCCTCATGGAGGGCTCGCACGCCTCGCCCAAGACCAGGTCTCCCACGTCCAACGAGGGACGCTGCGCCGTGTGCGGGGACAACGCCTCCTGCCAGCACTACGGCGTGCGGACGTGTGAAGGCTGCAAAGGGTTCTTCAAG AGAACCGTGCAGAAAAACGCAAAGTACGTGTGCCTTGCCAACAAAGACTGCCCGGTGGACAAGCGGCGGAGGAACCGCTGCCAGTTCTGCCGCTTCCAGAAGTGCCTGGCAGTGGGCATGGTGAAAGAAG tGGTGCGCACAGACAGTCTTAAAGGTCGACGAGGTCGTCTACCTTCAAAGCCAAAGAATGTTCCAGATTCCAACGCCTCAAATGCTCCCATGAACATCATCTCGTCGTTGGTCCGAGCACACATAGACTCCAACCCCAGCTTGAGCAAGCTGGACTACTCCAAG TACAAGGAGAAGGTGGAGGGACTGACAGAGAAGGAGGATGCCAATGACATCCAGCAGTTCTACGATCTGCTCACGGGTACCATGGAGGTGATCAGGAAGTGGGCTGACACGATACCAGGGTTCTCCGCCTTCTGCCCAGAGGACCAGGAGCTGCTCCTGGAGTCAGCCTTCGTGGAGCTCTTCATCCTTCGCCTGGCCTACAG GTCAAACCCAGAGAAGGACAAGCTGATCTTCTGCAACGGGATGGTTCTGCATCGCTTACAGTGTGTCCGCGGCTTCGGTGACTGGATCGACTCCATCATGGAGTTCTCCCAGAGTCTGCACCGCATGAACCTGGacgtctcctccttctcctgtctcGCCGCCCTCGTCATTATCACAG ATCGCCACGGTCTTAAGGAGCCCAAGCGCGTGGAGGAGTTCCAGACCCGGCTGCTGGCTTGCTTCCGGGAGCACGTGAGTGGCACCAGCACGGCGGAGCCCAGCCAGAGCCAGCCCAGCTCCCTCTCTCGTCTGCTGGGCAAGCTGCCCGAGCTGCGGACGCTCTGCATACAGGGCCTGCAGCGCATCTTCTACCTGAAGCTGGAGGACCTGGTGCCTCCGCCGCCCATCGTGGACAAAATATTCATGGATACTCTTCCTTTCTGA
- the nr4a1 gene encoding nuclear receptor subfamily 4 group A member 1 isoform X1, which translates to MKARATGVSNAAMPCVQTQYGTLPYENNYFNSEFLSPDFTAKLVMDLSSQTEQLSASSLPSISTLVGDYSGEFDAFACQIPPAGATSTTSAQAGAPEASSPLGGHQSPLKLDDLQVYGCYPGTFALSYLDETLSSCGSDYYGSPLSAAASPPTPGYQTTPQPVSSAWDSPFAPYSPGPGCWVSDKAGLPQPPSFFTFNTSVDPQSSPLDPTGQAGMGEDDPFSQLPQQQQQQHQQHASPQHYGHLGLETSPLDSPLLMEGSHASPKTRSPTSNEGRCAVCGDNASCQHYGVRTCEGCKGFFKRTVQKNAKYVCLANKDCPVDKRRRNRCQFCRFQKCLAVGMVKEVVRTDSLKGRRGRLPSKPKNVPDSNASNAPMNIISSLVRAHIDSNPSLSKLDYSKYKEKVEGLTEKEDANDIQQFYDLLTGTMEVIRKWADTIPGFSAFCPEDQELLLESAFVELFILRLAYRSNPEKDKLIFCNGMVLHRLQCVRGFGDWIDSIMEFSQSLHRMNLDVSSFSCLAALVIITDRHGLKEPKRVEEFQTRLLACFREHVSGTSTAEPSQSQPSSLSRLLGKLPELRTLCIQGLQRIFYLKLEDLVPPPPIVDKIFMDTLPF; encoded by the exons ATGAAAGCACGTGCAACAGGTGTCTCCAACGCAG ctATGCCCTGCGTTCAAACCCAGTATGGAACTCTGCCTTATGAAAACAACTACTTCAACTCTGAGTTTCTGAGCCCGGACTTCACTGCCAAGCTGGTCATGGACCTCAGCAGTCAGACGGAGCAGCTGTCCGCCTCCTCCCTGCCCAGCATCAGCACCCTGGTGGGGGACTACTCGGGGGAGTTTGACGCCTTCGCCTGCCAGATCCCCCCTGCCggcgccacctccaccacctcggcCCAGGCGGGGGCTCCCGAGGCCTCCAGCCCCCTCGGCGGCCACCAGTCGCCCCTCAAGCTGGACGACCTCCAGGTCTACGGCTGCTACCCGGGGACGTTCGCCCTCAGCTACCTGGACGAGACGCTGTCGTCCTGCGGCTCCGACTACTACGGCAGCCCCCTGTCGGCCGCCGCCTCGCCGCCCACCCCGGGCTACCAGACCACGCCGCAGCCCGTCTCCTCCGCCTGGGACTCCCCGTTCGCCCCCTACTCCCCTGGTCCCGGCTGCTGGGTCTCGGACAAGGCCGGCCTGCCGCAGCCGCCCAGCTTTTTCACCTTCAACACCTCTGTGGATCCCCAGTCGTCGCCGCTGGACCCCACTGGGCAGGCTGGCATGGGTGAGGATGACCCGTTCTCCCAGctgcctcagcagcagcagcagcagcatcagcagcatgccTCCCCACAGCACTACGGCCACCTGGGCCTGGAGACCTCGCCCCTGGACAGCCCCCTCCTCATGGAGGGCTCGCACGCCTCGCCCAAGACCAGGTCTCCCACGTCCAACGAGGGACGCTGCGCCGTGTGCGGGGACAACGCCTCCTGCCAGCACTACGGCGTGCGGACGTGTGAAGGCTGCAAAGGGTTCTTCAAG AGAACCGTGCAGAAAAACGCAAAGTACGTGTGCCTTGCCAACAAAGACTGCCCGGTGGACAAGCGGCGGAGGAACCGCTGCCAGTTCTGCCGCTTCCAGAAGTGCCTGGCAGTGGGCATGGTGAAAGAAG tGGTGCGCACAGACAGTCTTAAAGGTCGACGAGGTCGTCTACCTTCAAAGCCAAAGAATGTTCCAGATTCCAACGCCTCAAATGCTCCCATGAACATCATCTCGTCGTTGGTCCGAGCACACATAGACTCCAACCCCAGCTTGAGCAAGCTGGACTACTCCAAG TACAAGGAGAAGGTGGAGGGACTGACAGAGAAGGAGGATGCCAATGACATCCAGCAGTTCTACGATCTGCTCACGGGTACCATGGAGGTGATCAGGAAGTGGGCTGACACGATACCAGGGTTCTCCGCCTTCTGCCCAGAGGACCAGGAGCTGCTCCTGGAGTCAGCCTTCGTGGAGCTCTTCATCCTTCGCCTGGCCTACAG GTCAAACCCAGAGAAGGACAAGCTGATCTTCTGCAACGGGATGGTTCTGCATCGCTTACAGTGTGTCCGCGGCTTCGGTGACTGGATCGACTCCATCATGGAGTTCTCCCAGAGTCTGCACCGCATGAACCTGGacgtctcctccttctcctgtctcGCCGCCCTCGTCATTATCACAG ATCGCCACGGTCTTAAGGAGCCCAAGCGCGTGGAGGAGTTCCAGACCCGGCTGCTGGCTTGCTTCCGGGAGCACGTGAGTGGCACCAGCACGGCGGAGCCCAGCCAGAGCCAGCCCAGCTCCCTCTCTCGTCTGCTGGGCAAGCTGCCCGAGCTGCGGACGCTCTGCATACAGGGCCTGCAGCGCATCTTCTACCTGAAGCTGGAGGACCTGGTGCCTCCGCCGCCCATCGTGGACAAAATATTCATGGATACTCTTCCTTTCTGA